In Neofelis nebulosa isolate mNeoNeb1 chromosome 7, mNeoNeb1.pri, whole genome shotgun sequence, the following proteins share a genomic window:
- the RIOX1 gene encoding ribosomal oxygenase 1, producing MVVRDRLPAGREGGAGRKNGRRGQPGGGWRPRPLPRVPRSRSPRDLFSSQPWPGSEGAPTMDGLRASAGLLRRGRLRRRRQPQPHSGSVLALPLRPRKIRRQLRRSVASRMAALRAQTLPSEDSEDSRVESTVDDPGDPLAGGAATIPDAARREPYGHLGPAELLEASPASRSLQTPRALVEAQTPPARLVEAQTPPARLVEAPALPARLVPAPAPPARLVEVPAAPARVVETSALLCPAQHLAAAPPSVAPATLSGPQVDSTGGELAWDSPLQRVLAELNRIPSSRRRAARLFEWLISPMPPDHFYRRLWEREAVLVRRQDHAYYQGLFSTADLDSMLRHEEVQFGQHLDAARYVNGRRETLNPPGRALPAAAWALYQAGCSLRLLCPQAFSTTVWQFLAVLQEQFGSMAGSNVYLTPPNSQGFAPHYDDIEAFVLQLEGRKLWRVYRPRVPTEELALTSSPNFSQDDLGEPVLQTVLEPGDLLYFPRGFIHQAECQDGVHSLHLTLSTYQRNTWGDFLEAVLPLAVQAAMEENVEFRRGLPRDFMDYMGAQHSDSKDPRRTAFMEKVRVLVARLGHFAPVDAVADQRAKDFIHDSLPPVLTDRERALSVYGLPIRWEAGEPVNVGAQLTTETEVHMLQDGIARLVGEGGHLFLYYTVENSRVYHLEEPKCLEIYPQQADAMELLLRSYPEFVRVGDLPCDTVEDQLSLATMLYDKGLLLTKMPLT from the coding sequence ATGGTGGTGAGAGACAGACTACCAGCTGGGCGAGAGGGAGGCGCCGGGCGGAAGAATGGCAGGCGTGGCCAACCCGGAGGCGGCTGGAGGCCGCGCCCCCTTCCCAGAGTGCCCCGCAGCCGCTCCCCGCGAGATCTCTTTTCCAGCCAGCCCTGGCCCGGCTCAGAAGGTGCTCCCACCATGGATGGGCTTCGGGCTAGCGCAGGGCTGTTGAGGCGCGGGCGGTTGAGACGCCGGCGCCAGCCGCAGCCACACAGCGGGTCGGTCCTGGCCCTGCCCTTAAGGCCCAGGAAGATCCGAAGGCAGCTGAGGAGAAGCGTGGCGTCCCGCATGGCCGCACTGAGGGCCCAGACACTGCCGAGCGAGGACTCGGAGGACTCGAGGGTGGAGTCGACGGTCGACGATCCTGGAGACCCGCTGGCTGGTGGGGCAGCGACCATCCCGGATGCGGCCCGGCGAGAGCCGTACGGTCACCTGGGGCCTGCAGAGCTGCTGGAGGCCTCGCCCGCGTCCCGCTCCCTGCAGACCCCCCGCGCGCTGGTGGAGGCGCAGACCCCGCCGGCCCGCCTGGTGGAGGCGCAGACCCCGCCGGCCCGCCTGGTGGAGGCGCCCGCCCTGCCCGCGCGCCTAGTGCCGGCTCCCGCGCCTCCCGCGCGCCTGGTGGAGGTGCCCGCTGCGCCGGCGCGCGTGGTGGAGACCTCGGCGCTGCTGTGCCCTGCCCAGCACTTGGCGGCCGCCCCGCCATCCGTGGCCCCCGCAACGCTGTCGGGGCCGCAGGTGGATAGCACCGGAGGGGAGTTGGCCTGGGACTCGCCGCTGCAGCGCGTCCTGGCGGAGCTGAACCGCATCCCCAGCAGCCGGCGGCGGGCCGCGCGCCTCTTTGAGTGGCTCATCTCGCCCATGCCGCCCGACCATTTCTACCGGCGCCTGTGGGAGCGGGAGGCGGTGCTGGTGCGGCGGCAGGACCACGCCTACTATCAGGGGCTTTTCTCCACCGCAGACTTGGACTCCATGCTGCGCCACGAGGAGGTGCAGTTCGGGCAGCACCTGGATGCTGCTCGGTACGTCAACGGGCGGCGCGAGACCCTGAACCCCCCCGGCCGCGCGCTGCCTGCCGCCGCCTGGGCCCTGTACCAGGCCGGCTGCTCCCTGCGCCTCCTCTGTCCGCAGGCTTTCTCGACCACAGTGTGGCAGTTTTTGGCCGTGCTCCAAGAGCAGTTTGGTAGCATGGCAGGCTCCAACGTTTACCTAACGCCCCCCAATTCGCAGGGCTTTGCCCCCCACTACGACGACATCGAGGCTTTTGTGCTGCAGCTGGAAGGTAGGAAACTCTGGCGTGTGTACCGACCCCGGGTACCGACTGAGGAGCTGGCCCTGACATCCAGTCCCAACTTCAGCCAGGACGACCTCGGTGAGCCGGTGCTGCAGACTGTGCTGGAACCTGGAGATTTGCTCTACTTTCCTCGGGGCTTCATTCATCAAGCCGAATGCCAGGATGGAGTGCACTCTCTGCACCTCACCTTGTCCACGTACCAGCGCAATACCTGGGGCGACTTCCTGGAGGCCGTCCTGCCCCTGGCAGTGCAGGCTGCCATGGAAGAAAATGTGGAGTTCCGAAGGGGTCTTCCCCGAGATTTCATGGATTACATGGGGGCCCAGCACTCAGATTCCAAGGATCCACGAAGAACCGCTTTTATGGAGAAGGTGCGAGTCTTGGTTGCCCGCTTGGGACACTTTGCCCCTGTCGATGCTGTGGCTGACCAGCGAGCCAAAGACTTCATCCACGACTCTCTGCCCCCTGTGCTGACTGATAGGGAGAGGGCACTAAGTGTTTATGGGCTCCCAATTCGCTGGGAGGCTGGAGAACCTGTTAACGTGGGGGCCCAGTTGACAACAGAAACAGAAGTGCACATGCTTCAGGATGGGATAGCTCGGCTGGTGGGTGAGGGAGGCCATTTGTTTCTCTATTATACAGTGGAGAACTCCCGTGTTTATCATCTGGAAGAGCCTAAGTGCTTGGAGATATACCCACAGCAAGCTGATGCCATGGAACTTTTGCTCCGCTCCTACCCAGAGTTTGTGAGAGTAGGGGACCTGCCCTGTGACACGGTGGAGGACCAGCTTTCCTTAGCGACCATGTTATATGACAAGGGGCTGCTGCTCACCAAGATGCCTCTAACCTGA